Proteins found in one Sardina pilchardus chromosome 3, fSarPil1.1, whole genome shotgun sequence genomic segment:
- the lrrc18b gene encoding leucine-rich repeat-containing protein 18 has product MAKGKKASEPKGRKVTLKMAKAALRLTVDGKRRLDLSNMAIASFPKCILQLGDLEELDLSRNLLRSLPDSIGRLTSLRALDLHSNRLESVPRAVGRLRALVTLDLSNNRLTSDPAALPPETGLLSALRCLNLGLNRLDAAPDFLPALRELRELGLYGNRLTSDPAAQLLRRLPKLQRVNMADNPLPPPSPSPPPSPDPVSELYLARRDDLCHACQRRCQRERQRLESRACGQHTPTHHKRALLFTGLITPNSAAQQEQEGLISTPSSVHPLTPGWDTCL; this is encoded by the exons ATGGCTAAGGGGAAGAAGGCGTCGGAGCCTAAAGGTCGTAAGGTCACGCTGAAGATGGCGAAGGCGGCGCTGCGCCTGACGGTGGACGGTAAGCGGCGGCTGGACCTCAGCAACATGGCCATCGCGTCCTTCCCCAA GTGCATCCTGCAGCTGGGCgacctggaggagctggacctCAGCCGCAACCTGCTGCGCTCGCTCCCCGACTCCATCGGCCGCCTCACCAGCCTGCGCGCGCTGGATCTCCATAGCAACCGGCTGGAGAGCGTTCCCCGCGCCGTGGGCCGCCTGCGGGCGCTGGTCACCCTGGACCTGAGCAACAACCGGCTGACCTCCGACCCCGCGGCGTTGCCCCCGGAGACGGGCCTGCTGAGCGCGCTGCGCTGCCTCAACCTCGGCCTCAACCGTCTGGACGCCGCGCCGGACTTCCTGCCCGCCCTGCGCGAGCTGCGCGAGCTCGGTCTCTACGGCAACCGGCTGACCTCCGACCCCGCCGCCCAGCTGCTGCGCCGCCTGCCCAAGCTGCAGCGCGTCAACATGGCCGAcaaccccctgccccccccctcgccctcgccgcccccctcccccgacCCCGTCTCCGAGCTCTACCTGGCGCGCCGGGACGACCTGTGCCACGCATGCCAGCGCAGGTGCCAACGGGAGCGCCAGCGTCTGGAGAGCCGAGCCTGCGGGcagcacacgcccacacaccaCAAGAGGGCGCTGTTGTTCACCGGACTCATCACACCCAACTCTGCAgcacagcaggagcaggaggg GCTCATCAGTACACCCTCATCAGTACACCCTCTCACACCTGGCTGGGACACCTGCCTCTAA